The genome window TAAGTGACACTTGCCATGTAttgtaattcttttttcttttaatgttgttaatttttagatttagtgattttttttttgttattaacaAAAAACTGATGAATTTGTTGGTTCCTTGCAGCCTCATTTGTCCCCACAACTTGAAGATGTCCCTCGAAGTGTTTTCAACTTTGAATTTGATGTAGAGAGAAAGATTTTGGCTGAAGCAAAGAAGGATAACCCAAATTGTAGTGAGCTTACTCTGGGAAATATTCCTCAGGAAAGAACAGACCAAACTGATCCAGTGAGTTTCATCTTTCCTATGATTAGTGTTGTCTTGGCAAAACTAAGAGAATATTGGAATTAAATGCAGCATGTGGTGTATTAATTTAAAGCCATAAAAGAGAAAGGGTTGGATGAATGTTTCCATGTGGTGATTTTATTATTGATAGAGACACTGCATAATTTAGTATTTGAAAAATTTTTCCAAATTTCTAGTaggaaaatggaaaaatggaaaacgtGTTTAGATGGAAAATAGTTTTACAAGTTCTCCAACCCTATAGAGACaatgcatatttagtatttGGAATTTTTGGATGATTGTTCCATGTGATGACTTTATTATTGATAGAGACAATACATATTTAGAGACTGACCTCTCCCCTCCCTGGTATGTTTGCACCGGCACTTGCTGCCCTTTGAAATGCATGTTCTGTTCTAGTGAACCATTTCTAACCTTTGAGATTGAAAGTATATCTTGTTTCACTTAAATGTAGGGTTCCTCTGAAGATCCCATTGTGAATACATACATTGCGTCTGGCCTGAATAGAGAAGCTGTGCCTCTTGCAGTTGCAAATTACGGAGACAATCCAACCAAGGTATTGTCTCTAtcgttttattttatatttcgtTTTAAATTGCTGCACATCAATCCTCATTTTGCATGATTTGGTGCTTGCTGAGGCCTTGAGGGCATTTCCAGTTTTTGTGGTCTAAGTCACTGGCCTTGAGTCATTGACTACGGGTAGAAAGAGATTTGGAGTTGGGTAGAGAGAGTGCAATACTGTCTTCTATAGATAATTTGTCTTCTACAAGTTTTGACGTGAAAGGCTTTAATTCTAACGTACGAAAACAATTGGAGTacattaaatatcaaaataaaaatctataatatatgTTCTTCACATTTATGTATCTTCAGTATAGTTCATCATACATGTTTACCATTTAAATCCATGAAGCACAATCATCAAAAACTTTCATTTCAAAATACAGAGTCAAAGGGCATTGATTTCACTAGACTCAAACTTGCAATCTATTTGGTTTGCCAAATTTCTAGAAACAGTTGTTGGGCTGGCTGCATTCAGGAGATTAAATGGCTCTGTGTGGTAGCTCTTATTTTAGAGTTTGTAACTTATTTttgaacttatagcttattttaaactacaaataagctataagtcctgtttggtaaaacatagatagcttaaaataatagtttattttgaaaggCTATTTTAAAtagtgttctttttttttttccgaaaaCATTTTAAATAGTGTTCTAAATGATTGAACTGTGGTTTTTCAGGTGAAGGAATTTGTTGAGCAGTATAGTCGGGTGAAAGATATGGGATTCTCATCGAATGATGTAGCTGAGTCCTTGCTCTTATTTCACAATGATATCGATCAGGCTTTGCAACACCTGCTTAGCCATCCGTCCTAATCATGTTGGGAGGTCCACAAATTTGTGCACCCACCTTCAATATACATATTTAGAGAGGCTAGAGGCTAAGCACTGTCCATTTTTTGTCCATAATAGGGTTGACTCACGTTAAATAGCTGGTATTTGGACATGTGATTACTTTGTTTTGTATTTGATTGTCagggttttttttaataagcatttttattcaattaacattttgattatatttagttattagtatttttttggTGTTATTGAAAGACTCACAAGATTCACCATTATAATCTGACTCTCCGTAAGTTGAAGTGCCAACAACATTAAGTAACATAAGCTGTTGAAAGCAACATTAGCCGTGAACAGATCTCTACTAGAATTTCACCGCCTATGCCCTGAAGGGTTCACAAACCATTTGTCTTCCTTGCTTTCAAAAATAATGAATATCTAAAAGAATGACTAACTCATCATCAAAcattagtcattttgtcacatACTTGACACAAAATCTTAGAAATTACTTAATAAGTCTAGTCAACTTGAAAATTAATCTATCATAGTGATTTCGACACACTTGTTCTCATCCCTCAATACTTATGGACAAATGCCCGTAAtggcagcctgagtggcaagaccaagacgctcgcggccgtgaggtcctgagttcgaaaccgtctgccacccgggtttgagccggtcagctatgggcaacctaggctggttaacctccttgtggtcctttgccggctaggatcacagggcgagggtttactcacatattcggaagaggagtggggtttgcctcgataaaacCCAATACTTATGGACAAATTAAAGGAGGAAAGAAGTCCAATCATTTGCTGTTTGCATGCCAACTTAGTCACTCTCAAGTTACCAATTGCATCTCATACTCCTCATCCAATCGACAACACTTAACcatcaaaaaaacaaaagtatttTTGTTGggacaatataatattactatttatgTAGAAGTTTTAAATAGAATTGAATAAcaatatcaaaaataaataaagaggtATTTTCAATTCTGTGCCTTTGTCTTGTACTTGTTtcgtttcttttaatatttCGTCTTACATATGCATCATAAAACTGATAGGCCGGACTAATAACGTAACTTGTCGGTGCAACATAAatgaagctagctagctagctagtgcTAGGCTGTAGAAAAACATATGA of Ipomoea triloba cultivar NCNSP0323 chromosome 3, ASM357664v1 contains these proteins:
- the LOC116014442 gene encoding uncharacterized protein LOC116014442; the encoded protein is MAFPPSSTAPPPQPAQPHRPSALYPRISQFSANPIAAGNPTISPSSTVGIGIRVALKPEYRMTPLPHLSPQLEDVPRSVFNFEFDVERKILAEAKKDNPNCSELTLGNIPQERTDQTDPGSSEDPIVNTYIASGLNREAVPLAVANYGDNPTKVKEFVEQYSRVKDMGFSSNDVAESLLLFHNDIDQALQHLLSHPS